A stretch of the Acidimicrobiales bacterium genome encodes the following:
- a CDS encoding Crp/Fnr family transcriptional regulator, whose product MPDTTLFRETTLFASLDDGSLAAITEAGQDLDLRRGDVLFREGDAPDELFVVVSGRIAIANKSIDGRESMVALMEEGDLFGEMGLFDGRGRSAEARALEPSVVTAVPYGPVRGLYENDPTLLWRVVAMLAGRLRTMDAALADSVFLDVTGRTAKRLLELAGEEEEFSLPITQEELAGMVGASRERVNKAIASFIRLGWIEQVDRTYRITNREQLTIRAR is encoded by the coding sequence ATGCCGGACACCACACTCTTCCGCGAGACCACCCTGTTCGCCAGTCTGGATGACGGGTCCCTGGCCGCGATCACTGAGGCTGGACAGGATCTCGACCTCCGGCGAGGGGACGTCCTGTTCCGCGAGGGAGACGCCCCTGACGAGTTGTTCGTGGTGGTCTCAGGGCGCATCGCTATCGCCAACAAGTCAATCGACGGTAGGGAGTCCATGGTGGCCCTTATGGAGGAGGGCGACCTGTTCGGCGAGATGGGGCTGTTTGACGGTCGGGGTCGGTCGGCTGAGGCCCGGGCCCTGGAACCGTCGGTGGTCACCGCGGTCCCCTACGGGCCGGTCCGTGGCCTCTACGAGAATGACCCCACGCTCCTGTGGCGGGTGGTGGCCATGCTGGCCGGTCGCCTACGGACCATGGACGCCGCCCTGGCCGACTCGGTGTTCTTGGACGTGACGGGCCGGACGGCCAAGCGCCTGCTGGAGCTAGCCGGCGAGGAGGAGGAGTTCTCGCTCCCCATCACCCAGGAAGAACTGGCCGGCATGGTCGGCGCCTCACGGGAACGGGTCAACAAGGCCATCGCCTCGTTCATCCGCTTGGGCTGGATCGAACAGGTCGACCGGACCTACCGCATCACCAACCGTGAACAGCTGACCATCCGAGCGCGCTGA